The DNA segment CTATAATCCTTCTTGTTGTAGGTTTAGTTCTTTTTGGTATTGGTTTCTTTTTAAACAAAGGAATCTCTGCCGAGAAAATAGAACACATGATGGAAGCTGTTAACGCTTCTGGTCATACTGCTCCTACACATTCTAGTGAAATGGTTGGTCCTCAGGATCACGCTGCTCATTTGGAGCATGCTACTCTTCAGGTACATAACCAGCCTTTAGCGGCAATACATTTTGTAGCTGTATTTTTCTTCGGAGTGAGCTGCTGCGTATTATTCTTTTATTCTATCCAGCATGCTGCACACGCAGGATGGCCAATTATCATTACAAGAGTAATGGAAGCTATTGCTTCTTATATTCCTTACGGTGGTGCTATTCTGATCATTTTAATGCTTTTAAACATTACACACCAAGGACACCTTTTTCATTGGATGGATCCTGAATTGACAGACCCGAACTCTGCTCATTTTGATGTGATCTTATTTGAAAAAAGAATCTTCCTAAATATTCCTTTTTATGCCGTAAGAACATTTATCTATGTTTTAGGTGCCTCGTTCTTCGCTTGGAAACTGAAAGCTCAGTCTAAAAAAGTAGACGAAACCAAATCAAAAGTAGATTACCAGATGTTGTACAGATGGGCGGTAGGATATATTGCATTCTTCGGATTTGCTTCTGCTGCTTGGGCTTGGGATTGGTTGATGTCTATTGACCCTCACTGGTATTCTACGATGTACATCTGGTACTCAATGGTGAGCTGCCTTTCAAGTGGTATTGCGGTAATCATTCTTTTAAGTGTTTATTTAAAGAAAAACGGGTTCCTGCCACAATTCAATGACAATCACTTACACGATTTAGGAGTATTCCTTTTCGCAACAAGTATGCTTTGGACGTATACCTGGTTTGCACAGTTTATGTTATACTGGTATGCGAACATTCCGGAAGAGGTTAATTATTTCTTCGGAAGATTCCAGCACTACTCTCCTACTTTCTTACCAATGCTGATCGTAAACTTCTTATTACCGTTATTGGTATTAGTAAGCAGCAGCATCAAAAGAAACTATAAAGTAGTTACAATAATGGCAATAGTGGTTATCTGCGGACACATTTTAGATTACTTCAACATGGTAATGCCGGGAACAGTAGGACCATACTGGAAAACTCCTGAAGTATTCATCCTGATCTTAGGAGCAATCCTGTTCGTAGTTGGATTATTTATGTTTACTGTGCTTTCTGCATTATCTAAACTTAAATTAATCCCTACAGGAAACCCTTACTTACATGAATCTGAAATTTATGAATATCCTTTCTAAGGAATTTATAACAAGATAAAATTGAAAGACTGATCGTAATGATCAGTCTTTTTTTTATTTTTAAAAAAATTACATTTCCATGCAACCTTTTTTAATTTTTATTGTCTTTTAAATATAAACAGTATTCAAATTAAATTTTAAAGCCATGAAGAAAAGTTTTCTATTATTACTTTTGACATTAGCATTCAATTTTTTCAGTTCACAAACCATTACTTTTATTTCTGAAAAAACCAATAAGCCACTGCCTAAAGTTTCGGTATTCGGAAAAGACGGAAGTATTGTTGCTTATTCTGATATTGATGGAAAGATCGACAAAAACCTGATAAAGCCGGATCAGGAAAAATTTCAGCTGGTCTATGACAATTTCTCCATAGCCACATTATCATATGCTGATTTTGAAAAAGAAGTGATTAAGGTTGATGACAAAATCCGAAATATTGAACCGGTTGTCATAAAAAATAACAAACCTGCAAAATATATTTTTGTAAAAGGTAATTTTAATGCCTATGTCACCGTAAATAACAAACTCAATTGTTACGCAGACGGAATTGTTACCTATATTTTCGACAATAAAACAAAAAAAATGAAAGGCGCCACCGTGGAGCAATACCGAATCTACAGACTGGAAGATGCGGTCTTTGAGAAAAAGCAAACGGGCATGTGGGATTATCAGGCTTTGCTAAGACTTCCCGAAATGAAAGAAGTAGGAAATATACTGGAGTACAAAAAGAGAAATTCCGTGATTAAAGAACTTAAAGGCCAGCAGAAGGACGAGATTGAAATCACAGGCGAAGCATTACAGGAAAAAGAATTTGCATTTTTTGGATACCGCTTCTATGATGTTAAAAATATCATCAATGCTACATATGAAAAAGACACTCAGAAAACGCTCAGAGATTTGTTGGAATTCAATGAAATTGGTTTCCTTAAACTTAAACACAAAAGTGAACCAGACTATAATCAACTTATTGTTTACAAAAATTTCTATCCAACGGAATTAGACTTCAGAGATGAAAATGTATCCGAAAAAAATAAGTTTGATTTAAAAAACAGCAGCTATACCACAACTTATTGGGAAAGCACGGATTTCCCGAATATGCAGTCCGTTTTTAGTTCATATTTCGGAGATAAATTAAAGGAAAAACAAAATATAAAATAAAAATCCTCTATTAATAAACGTTTTAGTAAATTTGTGACAAACGGAAAAAAATGAAAAAGTTGTCTTTTCTGCTAATTTTCAGTTTGTTGCTTTTTACAGCATGCAAAAAAGATTCAGTAGATGCCACCAACACGAAAACTTTACAGTCGAGTATCAATGATATGACGGCAAGTCTTCCAACCATTAAACAGATTAAGTTTAATGAAGCACTTTATATTTTAAAGACCTTCGGAGTGGAAGCCGATGGCGATGTTGCAGAACTAAAAGCATTAGGCCAGCTAATCAACGGCAAAAAAGTTCCTGAAATTATGGCAATGGCCGATCAGGTAGCACAGAAAAACGGCATCGAATGGGCCAGCAATGCCCCTCCTTCTTTAGGAGAAATGAATATTTTCGGTGACGATAAAGCAAAAGAAAGTGATCCTAATGATGTAAAAGCAAATGCTTTGAGCATCATCACAAGACCTACAGGCGACGACGGAACTGGGGCATCAACTGCCATCCAGATCGTTCCCAGACTTGTGGACAATGCCGGAAATCCGGTTTCCTTCACAGGTGCAGGATTGGAAGTAACTCTTGAAGTTTTCAGTAATGGGGTGAAACTTTCAACGGCAAAAAACCTAATGCAGGATAATAATTTTAAAGGATTTAATTTAAAATTTTCTTCCATTCCGGCAGCGAAAGTCGTTGATAATAAAATTGATATTACCGTATCGGTTAAGACGACGGCCAAAATATTCAAAATGACAAAAATAGGATTAGATGTAAATCCTTTATTATTAAAAGTTCCTGCTCCGGTGGTTGTAGATTCGATGGCTGTAAACCAGGATCCTGCAGTAATTGATCCGAACAATCCGGGCTCAACAGTTCCGTCAACGGATCCGAATGCAACGGCAACAACGCCGGCTACTCCAAAACAGCCCGCTGCAGATCCTAAAAACGTAGTATCCGGTTTCCTGAATAATGTAAGTTCGCAAAACTTAAAGGCGGCATACGGCGCTTCAAGCAATCCAAACTGGGGAAGCTATGAATCGTTTTCCAACCCTACTTCAGGCTTCGGATCAGTGAAAACCGTGAGTGTGAAAAATATCAGTACGAATCTTTCTAATACCAATGTGGCAAGTGTAAATGCAACCTACGACGTTACAGATAAAAACGGAAGAACAACTTCGTTGAAAGCAACTTTCGGATTAAAAAATGTAAACGGCGAATGGAAAATTTCCAGTTATAAAATCAATCCTTAAAAATGGCATCACAAGAACTCATCAGGAAACTGGAAGAAACGATAGAAAATGTACCAGATTTTCCGATTCCGGGAATTCAGTTTAAAGACATTTCACCAATTTTTTTAGATCCTAAATTGTATGAAGATGTCATTGCAGATCTCGTAGCGTTCAGCAAAGGGAAAGTGGATGCTGTTTGCGGGATCGAAAGCCGCGGTTATCTTTTCGGGATTGCCATTGCTGTTGCTCTGGAAGTTCCTTTTATTTTGATAAGAAAATCCGGAAAACTTCCTCCGCCGGTTATTTCGGAAAAATACGACCTTGAATACGGAAGCGCTGTCATCGAAACACGTGAAGGACAAATAAAGCCGGGACAAAAAGTTCTTATTCATGATGATCTTCTTGCAACAGGAGGAACTACGGAAGCGGCAGCAAAGCTGGTAGAAAAGCAAGGAGCAATCGTATCCCAATTCAGCTTTCTGATTGGACTGAAAGATCTTAAGGGAGAAGAAAAATTAGAGAAATTTAATGCAGAAGTTTATCATATTTTAAAATATTAGACTTAAAAAATCGTTGCTTCGGCAGGCTCAGTATGAATACTATGTATATTCACGTAACGTTAAATTATGCGTTGTCACACTGAGCTTTCCGAAGCATTTTTTATTAAATTCACGCTCAACAATTCATCATTCAGCTTATTTGTTTAAATAAAAATCAACAATACACACAAAGTATTTTGTAAATCATTCAGAAACAATTAAATTTGCATTTCAATTTTTAACAATTTATGGCAAAAATTACAAAGAATGCTCAAAACGAGCAAGAAGGTAAAGAAACAGTGGAGTTTTTTAAAGATCTTGACAGAGAAGCTTTAAACACCGAAAGATTTATTGAGAGATATTCAAAACCATTGGGTATTGCTTTCGGGGTGCTTGTTTTAGGCGTTCTGGGATTCTTCGCTTACAAACAATTTGTGGTGACTCCTAAAAACGCTGAAGCTGTAAAAAGTTTCCTTGCCGCTCAGAAAAATCTTACTGAAGGAAAAGATAAGGAGGCACTAGGTGGTAAATCTGCTGCAAATCCTGGTTTCCTGGGAACCTATAATGAATATTCCGCAACTGATATTGGTAAGCTTTCTGCGTATAACGCGGGACTTTTGAAATTCAAAGAAGGGAAATTCCAGGAAGCATATGATCTTCTGGACAAGTTTTCATCAGACAACAAAACTTTGATGGCGATGAAATACGGAGCAATGGCTGATGCACAATCTGGCCTCAACAAAAATGACGATGCTTTGCAATTACTGGATAAAGCAGCTTCTGCTTCAGACGATCCGTACACAATGTATTACTTCACAAGAAAGGCAGGTATTCTGGCTTTAGGTCTTAATAAAAAAGCTGAAGCTAAAAAATATTTTGCTACAATTGATGAAAAATATCAGGACTACGACAACGGAATGTCTGACTCTTATATTGAAATGACTAAATATTACTAAATAATGGCAACAGTTAATCTTTCTGATTATAAGCCACTTCATATAACCAATGCCGATGAATTTTCAATCGGCATTGTTTTTTCTGAGTGGAATGATTTTGTAACTTACAATCTTCGCGATGCGGCATTGGAAATCCTTCAGAAAGAAGGAGTACGGCCTGAAAACATTAAGCTTTTCCCCGTTCCCGGTGCTTTCGAACTGAATTATGCAAGCATGCAGCTTTGTAAAGAACGTAAATATGATGCAGTGATTGCCATTGGCTGTGTAATCCGCGGGGAAACTCCTCACTTTGAGTATGTCTGTTCAGCAGTTGCCCAGGGAATCAAAGACTGTAATATACTTACCGATACCCCTACCATTTTCTGCGTTCTTACTGATGATACCAAAGAGCAATCTATCGCGAGAAGTGGCGGAGATCTTGGAAATAAAGGGGTTGAAGCAGCAGTTACTGCATTAAGGATGATTGATTTTAAAAAGAACTTATCCGGTAAAAAAGGAAATATCGGTTTCGGCCATTCATAATTAATTTAACTTCTTTTAATATGTAAGGATCGTGACAGCGGTCCTTTTCTTTTATGTAAAATATCAAAAAGCTCATTTATATTATGATTTTGGCAGATATTACATTTTTAATTTTATTTTAAATAATTATAAATTTCACAATTATTTTTAAATTTTAAGATTTCATAATAAAGAATTACTCCCAATTGCTAAATTTGCAGGAATTAACATTTAATAAATACAGATGTTGTTTCAAAAAATTAAGCCGTTTCTTTATTTAGGCATATTCTATCTTGCAATCTCATTCATACTGAGAATTGTTTTTGTATTTCACCCTATTACCACAGCAGATTTCGGTTTTTTAGACCTATTGCAAATTATGATGGTCGGAATCCTGAATGATATATTGGTGTTCATCATAACATGTCCTTTTTTGGCCCTTTATTTTCTGTTTTTATCAGACTCGAAATATCAGAAACCTTACGGTTATATCATCCTCGGCCTGTTGTGTTTGCTATTTTTATATATACTTCTCATTCCGGATAATATTTTTAAGCAATACGGAGGATCGGTTGCTGAAATCGCGATGGCTTTTATCGGACTTAAAATCATTGTCTTCAGCCTAATACTCTTCCTTCCCGAAAAGCGGGTAAAGATCAGAAATTCAATGTATTTCCTTACTATTTTCCTATACGTTCTCCTTATTATTTTTAATGCCGTGAGCGAATATTTTTTTTATAATGAATTTGGATTACGATATAATTTTATTGCTGTAGACTATCTTATCTATACAAACGAAGTAATCGGAAATATCATGGAAAGCTATCCCGTTGTTCCTTTATTTCTGGCCATATTTGCACTGGCAGTTGTATTTACGGTTTATATTTATAAAAAAACTAAAACTGAACTTCTAAACCTTCCGAATATTAAACAGAAGATCATCTTATTAGGTTCTTTTTGCATTTTGGTAGCAATAAGTATTTTAGGATTAAGTTTTACCACAAAATTGAAATCTGATAATGTTTTTGAGGAAGAAATCCAGGCCAACGGATTGCCAAAATTTTATTGGGCTTTTACCCATAATGAACTGGATTATTTTCAGTTTTATCCTCAGATTAACCAGCAGGTTGCAGAAAACACTTTTCTGAGCCAGTACGCACAGCCTGTTTTAAAAAGAAATATTCAACCCGGAAAACCGGAATTGAAGAAAAACGTCGTTTTGATTTCCATTGAAAGTTTATCGGCAGATTTTATGGCACATTATGGTAACACACAGAAAATAACCCCTTTCCTGGATAGTCTTGCAGATAAATCTCTGATGTTTACTAATCTTTACGCTACAGGAAACAGAACCGTTCGCGGACTTGAAGCGCTTACACTCTGTATCCCGCCTACTGCCGGTGAAAGCATCATTAAAAGAGAAAACAATAAAAATAAATTTACAACAGGAAGTGTTTTCAAATCAAAAGGTTATGATGTTAAATTCCTATATGGCGGCTATAGCTACTTTGATAATATGAAAGATTTTTATGAAGGAAATGGCTACACCATTGTTGACAGAAATAATTTTAAACCGGATGAGATTTCCTTTGCCAATGTCTGGGGCGTTGCAGATGAAGATATGGCCAAAAAAGCAATTCAGACCATGAATGCTGAAGCGAAATCCGGAAGACCGTTTTTTAATCACTGGATGACGGTTTCCAACCACCGTCCTTTTACTTATCCTAACGGTAAAATAGACATTCCTGGTGATGCGAAATCACGGGAAGGCGGCGTAAAATATACCGATTATTCTCTCAGAAAATTCTTTGAAATGGCTAAAAAACAAGACTGGTATGCCAATACGGTTTTTGTAATCATTGCAGACCATTGTGCTTCAAGCGCAGGAGATACAGAACTTCCGATGGATAAATACAAAATTCCTGCAATGATTTTTTCTGAAGGATTTATTCAGCCGCAAAAGTTTACACAGACCATGTCGCAGATTGATGTAATGCCTACGCTTCTAGGTCTGCTTAATTTTAATTATCAGACAAAATTTTTAGGGCAGGATGTATTTTCAAAAGAGTTTCAGCCGAAAGCGTATGTCGCTACTTATGAAGATTTAGGACTTATTAAAGATAATTACTTAACCCTTATTGCTCCGGTTAAGAAAATTAAACAATATGTTTTGACGCAGCAAAAAAACAACCTTACTCCGGAATTTAACCTGTATTATGATGAAAAATATGTGAAAGGAAACCTTCAGAATAAAAAACTTATTGAACAGACCATTTCTGCATATCAGTCAACTTCTTACTGGCTTAAAAAAAACCAGCTCAACCGGTAATTGGTAAAAATATTGCTCCATCCATAAAAAATACATTTTAAATCTTTAAATTTATATATCACAAAATAATACAACTATGAGATGGACTGACGACAGAGGCGGCAACGTGGAAGACAGGCGTGGACTAGGCGGCGGAGCCGTTGTGGGAGGCGGATTGGGAACTTTGATCATTGCTGCCATCATTTTTTTCCTGGGAGGAGACCCTTCTTCCATACTTTCTTCCGGAAGCGGTTCCGGGCAAGCAACAACCGAACAACGGGAACTTTCGGCAGAAGAAAGAAAAATCGGGGAAATGGTAGATATGATGGGAAAATGGAATACCACTACCTGGGAGCAGGTGTTCAGTGAAAACGGAATGACCTACGAACCCCCGAAAATCGTACTTTTCGAAAGCACAACACAATCCGGATGCGGAACCGCTCAGGCAGCAATGGGTCCTTTTTATTGTCCGGCA comes from the Chryseobacterium nepalense genome and includes:
- a CDS encoding LTA synthase family protein, whose amino-acid sequence is MLFQKIKPFLYLGIFYLAISFILRIVFVFHPITTADFGFLDLLQIMMVGILNDILVFIITCPFLALYFLFLSDSKYQKPYGYIILGLLCLLFLYILLIPDNIFKQYGGSVAEIAMAFIGLKIIVFSLILFLPEKRVKIRNSMYFLTIFLYVLLIIFNAVSEYFFYNEFGLRYNFIAVDYLIYTNEVIGNIMESYPVVPLFLAIFALAVVFTVYIYKKTKTELLNLPNIKQKIILLGSFCILVAISILGLSFTTKLKSDNVFEEEIQANGLPKFYWAFTHNELDYFQFYPQINQQVAENTFLSQYAQPVLKRNIQPGKPELKKNVVLISIESLSADFMAHYGNTQKITPFLDSLADKSLMFTNLYATGNRTVRGLEALTLCIPPTAGESIIKRENNKNKFTTGSVFKSKGYDVKFLYGGYSYFDNMKDFYEGNGYTIVDRNNFKPDEISFANVWGVADEDMAKKAIQTMNAEAKSGRPFFNHWMTVSNHRPFTYPNGKIDIPGDAKSREGGVKYTDYSLRKFFEMAKKQDWYANTVFVIIADHCASSAGDTELPMDKYKIPAMIFSEGFIQPQKFTQTMSQIDVMPTLLGLLNFNYQTKFLGQDVFSKEFQPKAYVATYEDLGLIKDNYLTLIAPVKKIKQYVLTQQKNNLTPEFNLYYDEKYVKGNLQNKKLIEQTISAYQSTSYWLKKNQLNR
- a CDS encoding quinol:cytochrome C oxidoreductase — its product is MYSFSPKLKSTSIILLVVGLVLFGIGFFLNKGISAEKIEHMMEAVNASGHTAPTHSSEMVGPQDHAAHLEHATLQVHNQPLAAIHFVAVFFFGVSCCVLFFYSIQHAAHAGWPIIITRVMEAIASYIPYGGAILIILMLLNITHQGHLFHWMDPELTDPNSAHFDVILFEKRIFLNIPFYAVRTFIYVLGASFFAWKLKAQSKKVDETKSKVDYQMLYRWAVGYIAFFGFASAAWAWDWLMSIDPHWYSTMYIWYSMVSCLSSGIAVIILLSVYLKKNGFLPQFNDNHLHDLGVFLFATSMLWTYTWFAQFMLYWYANIPEEVNYFFGRFQHYSPTFLPMLIVNFLLPLLVLVSSSIKRNYKVVTIMAIVVICGHILDYFNMVMPGTVGPYWKTPEVFILILGAILFVVGLFMFTVLSALSKLKLIPTGNPYLHESEIYEYPF
- a CDS encoding tetratricopeptide repeat protein → MAKITKNAQNEQEGKETVEFFKDLDREALNTERFIERYSKPLGIAFGVLVLGVLGFFAYKQFVVTPKNAEAVKSFLAAQKNLTEGKDKEALGGKSAANPGFLGTYNEYSATDIGKLSAYNAGLLKFKEGKFQEAYDLLDKFSSDNKTLMAMKYGAMADAQSGLNKNDDALQLLDKAASASDDPYTMYYFTRKAGILALGLNKKAEAKKYFATIDEKYQDYDNGMSDSYIEMTKYY
- a CDS encoding adenine phosphoribosyltransferase; its protein translation is MASQELIRKLEETIENVPDFPIPGIQFKDISPIFLDPKLYEDVIADLVAFSKGKVDAVCGIESRGYLFGIAIAVALEVPFILIRKSGKLPPPVISEKYDLEYGSAVIETREGQIKPGQKVLIHDDLLATGGTTEAAAKLVEKQGAIVSQFSFLIGLKDLKGEEKLEKFNAEVYHILKY
- the ribH gene encoding 6,7-dimethyl-8-ribityllumazine synthase, whose amino-acid sequence is MATVNLSDYKPLHITNADEFSIGIVFSEWNDFVTYNLRDAALEILQKEGVRPENIKLFPVPGAFELNYASMQLCKERKYDAVIAIGCVIRGETPHFEYVCSAVAQGIKDCNILTDTPTIFCVLTDDTKEQSIARSGGDLGNKGVEAAVTALRMIDFKKNLSGKKGNIGFGHS